One Thermofilum pendens Hrk 5 DNA segment encodes these proteins:
- a CDS encoding SWIM zinc finger family protein, producing the protein MTTDKIMEGGSATPQKAFEKMVNKAAWLLSEGRVVKISPYLYYVIGKNSKHLVRYENGRFICTCKGFEEKGVCSHVIAVATLSELKDVNAFLDERVKERVRRELRELYGKK; encoded by the coding sequence ATGACGACCGATAAAATCATGGAGGGGGGCAGCGCGACTCCTCAGAAGGCCTTCGAGAAGATGGTGAACAAAGCAGCCTGGCTTCTGAGCGAAGGTAGGGTTGTTAAGATCAGCCCCTACCTGTACTACGTAATAGGGAAAAACAGCAAGCACCTCGTGAGGTACGAGAATGGAAGGTTCATCTGCACGTGTAAGGGATTCGAGGAGAAGGGTGTCTGCTCCCACGTTATCGCCGTAGCCACCCTAAGCGAGCTGAAAGATGTTAACGCCTTCCTCGATGAGAGAGTCAAGGAGAGAGTTAGGAGAGAGCTTCGAGAGCTCTATGGGAAGAAGTGA
- the fbp gene encoding fructose-1,6-bisphosphate aldolase/phosphatase, which yields MRITVSLIKADVGGLAGHVVVHPKLEELARKRLEEARETGLLIDFYVYHVGDDLQLLMTHTKGENNAEIHKLAWDIFVEVTEKVSKPLKLYGAGQDLLKDTFSGNIKGMGPGCAEMEFEERRSEPILVFSADKTEPGAWNYKLYRIFADPFNTAGLIIDPAMHSGFIFEVVDVYEHKSVKLSTPEESYDLLALIGTPGRYVVKRVYRKSDGEIAAVSSATRLSLIAGRYVGKDDPVLIIRAQHGFPATGEVLEAFAFPHLVAGWMRGSHTGPLMPVPLRYAQCTRFDGPPRVVGLGFQLHDGRLEGPVDLFDDPAFEMTRRMAEEVADYMRRHGPFMPHRLGPEEMEYTTLPSVLEKLKARFVPAEAE from the coding sequence ATGAGAATAACAGTTAGCTTAATAAAGGCTGACGTTGGAGGGCTGGCGGGACACGTAGTAGTTCACCCCAAGCTCGAAGAGCTTGCGAGGAAAAGACTGGAGGAGGCCCGCGAAACAGGTCTCCTCATAGACTTCTACGTGTACCATGTAGGCGACGACCTCCAGTTGCTCATGACGCACACGAAGGGCGAGAATAACGCCGAGATACACAAGCTAGCCTGGGACATATTCGTCGAGGTAACCGAGAAGGTTAGCAAGCCGCTCAAACTGTACGGGGCCGGGCAGGACCTTCTCAAGGACACGTTCTCCGGAAACATCAAGGGGATGGGGCCCGGTTGCGCGGAGATGGAGTTCGAGGAGAGGAGGAGTGAGCCTATACTAGTGTTCTCCGCCGATAAGACAGAGCCGGGGGCGTGGAACTACAAGCTCTATAGAATCTTCGCTGACCCGTTTAACACTGCTGGGCTGATAATAGACCCAGCTATGCACAGCGGCTTTATATTCGAGGTTGTAGACGTCTACGAGCACAAATCAGTCAAGCTGTCAACGCCCGAAGAGAGCTACGACCTCCTAGCTTTGATAGGCACTCCCGGGCGATACGTGGTGAAGCGTGTCTACAGGAAGTCCGACGGGGAGATAGCCGCGGTATCTTCGGCGACCCGTCTGAGCCTCATAGCCGGAAGGTACGTTGGGAAGGACGACCCCGTACTCATAATTAGGGCTCAGCACGGCTTCCCGGCTACAGGCGAGGTTCTAGAGGCGTTCGCTTTCCCGCACCTGGTCGCCGGGTGGATGCGCGGTAGCCACACTGGTCCGCTGATGCCCGTACCGCTCAGGTACGCACAGTGCACACGCTTCGACGGGCCGCCGCGAGTCGTCGGGCTCGGCTTCCAGCTTCATGACGGTCGACTCGAGGGACCCGTTGACCTGTTCGACGACCCCGCGTTCGAAATGACGAGGAGAATGGCGGAGGAAGTAGCGGACTACATGAGACGCCACGGCCCATTCATGCCGCACAGGCTTGGCCCCGAAGAAATGGAGTACACGACCCTTCCATCCGTGCTGGAGAAGCTTAAGGCTAGGTTTGTACCCGCGGAGGCAGAGTAG
- a CDS encoding inositol monophosphatase family protein: MSREILDVVRQASKVAAEAAIKALEEGVGAREEGRGSGGDISLRGDILAERSAIEYLEKRIGDFSVVSEEIGEKTYGKGGGYRFIIDPIDGSRNYKRGTPFFAVSVAAAEGETLEDVIAGAVYAPLLGMEFYALAGGGAFLNGRRLRVPPGGDTGAVEGKVVAISSTPKAFFLPYVFALNLSLRGAVVRMLGSASLEVSMVASGGVDAYIDAWGTMRVVDVAAATLVAREAGAYVVLGGRLGTPPRISLDERLYILVASSKILAEHVAAIYEESLGHPIEELFRAFGVEG, translated from the coding sequence ATGAGCCGGGAGATACTCGACGTCGTAAGGCAAGCCTCAAAAGTAGCGGCGGAGGCGGCCATCAAGGCGTTAGAAGAAGGCGTAGGAGCCAGAGAGGAAGGTAGAGGAAGTGGCGGAGACATCTCGCTCCGGGGAGACATACTTGCAGAGCGTAGCGCCATTGAGTACCTGGAGAAGCGCATCGGAGATTTCAGCGTCGTATCAGAGGAGATAGGGGAGAAAACTTACGGCAAAGGAGGAGGGTACAGGTTCATCATAGACCCCATAGACGGTAGCAGGAATTACAAACGCGGGACTCCCTTCTTCGCAGTCTCCGTAGCGGCAGCGGAAGGGGAAACCTTAGAGGACGTGATAGCTGGGGCTGTCTACGCGCCCCTTCTTGGAATGGAGTTCTACGCCTTAGCAGGGGGAGGGGCTTTCCTCAACGGGAGGAGGCTCAGGGTACCCCCAGGAGGAGATACCGGTGCAGTTGAGGGGAAAGTCGTAGCCATAAGCTCGACCCCTAAGGCTTTCTTTCTACCGTATGTATTCGCGCTAAACCTGTCCCTGAGAGGTGCCGTCGTTAGGATGCTAGGATCTGCAAGCCTCGAGGTATCCATGGTTGCCTCAGGAGGCGTGGACGCTTACATCGATGCGTGGGGGACAATGCGAGTGGTTGACGTAGCCGCCGCGACGCTGGTAGCCAGGGAGGCCGGCGCCTACGTTGTTCTTGGCGGTAGGCTCGGCACGCCTCCCAGGATCTCGCTGGACGAGCGGCTCTACATACTCGTAGCTTCGAGCAAAATACTCGCCGAGCATGTAGCCGCAATCTACGAGGAGAGCCTCGGGCACCCTATCGAGGAGCTGTTCAGAGCTTTTGGGGTTGAAGGATGA
- a CDS encoding phosphate-starvation-inducible PsiE family protein, whose product MERRVARWSQLFITVLELAIAIILGVAVLLSLYKLASEAVKIAVTATFDRQHFVTFLDESLLMIVSIDLMRTLVGGIVEKRISVIIVLEAALIFIVREIITMELKAVSETRLLLYVVVFAALFISWIFAGRQAKVYGQDEI is encoded by the coding sequence ATGGAGAGACGGGTGGCTAGGTGGTCCCAGCTTTTCATTACAGTGCTGGAGCTCGCTATCGCGATCATACTCGGCGTTGCCGTTCTCTTATCGCTGTACAAGCTCGCCTCTGAGGCGGTGAAAATAGCGGTCACGGCGACGTTCGACAGACAACACTTTGTGACCTTCCTCGACGAGTCCCTCTTAATGATTGTCTCGATAGACCTTATGCGGACGCTTGTAGGCGGTATAGTGGAGAAGAGGATATCGGTTATAATTGTACTCGAGGCGGCGCTGATATTCATAGTCAGGGAGATTATCACCATGGAGTTGAAGGCTGTCAGCGAGACGAGGCTCCTACTCTACGTCGTGGTCTTCGCTGCGCTCTTTATCTCGTGGATTTTCGCCGGCAGGCAGGCGAAGGTTTACGGGCAGGACGAGATATAG
- a CDS encoding cation-translocating P-type ATPase gives MPSWHAMKVEDVLRELGTSLQGLPVEEARRRLQVYGPNVIEEEKKVHPLEIFLRQFKSPLILLLIFASILSYAVGEAFDSIVILALVLASAALGFYQEYRAEKALEAIKKMVAPQATVLRGGEKVVVNASEVVPGDVLLLSAGDRVVADARIVESVNLRVNEAPLTGESTPVEKMVDPIPEDTPLPDRANMVYAGTVVVYGRGKAVVVATGKNTELGKISATLEAVEERETPLERELSRLSRWILVFMLVVAVVVSLVGFFVKKYSPIDLLLWIVSLAVAAVPEALPVVVTSSLALGVYRMAKKNAIVRRLPAVETLGSTTYICSDKTGTITKGEMTAVKVWMKDATIEVTGTGYEPTGKLLVGSKEVDPNGYEGLRLLLLAAFNNNDSEVRYQDGRWVTSGDGTEIALKVLALKAGVNAELPRLGEVPFSSERKRMSTLHELGGRRVVFTKGAPEVVVPLCRYISSMDGRVEELSEEAKRLVLAVNDELAGQGLRNIAIAYRYLDDGRSTITESDEKDLVLLGIVSMIDPPRPEVKDALETCKKAGIRVAMITGDHKLTAVAVARELGMLGEDDIVVTGKELDSMSDAELYEKVEKIRVYARVSPEHKLRIVEALKKRGHVVAMTGDGVNDAPALKAADVGVAMGRTGTEVAKEASDLVLADDNFATIVEAVKLGREIFENIKKFLVYLLSANVTELMLPLVSSVLGLPLPFTATQILWVNLVTDGPPAIALSLEKGEKDLIYRNPRKPGEPIFSKKEILLFLVAVPLVFTVLLTYAFSSLLSLGEPEAEARTAIFTSLVVAELAMAYAWRSLRKPSLTLSPLDNKPLVVSIILSVTLQLAFFASPYVMHVLEIHPVTINDIIYAALVTAAMFVSVEAFKYLLSKWK, from the coding sequence ATGCCTTCCTGGCATGCGATGAAGGTAGAGGATGTGTTAAGAGAGCTTGGAACGTCGCTACAAGGCCTTCCAGTAGAGGAAGCCAGGAGGAGGCTCCAAGTATATGGTCCCAACGTTATCGAGGAGGAGAAGAAGGTTCACCCGCTAGAGATATTCCTAAGACAGTTTAAAAGCCCGCTAATCCTTCTCCTGATTTTTGCCTCGATACTGTCCTATGCTGTGGGAGAAGCCTTCGACTCTATAGTCATTCTCGCGCTCGTACTCGCCAGCGCCGCTCTCGGCTTCTACCAGGAGTACAGGGCGGAGAAAGCATTGGAAGCGATTAAGAAGATGGTAGCCCCGCAGGCGACGGTGCTCAGAGGCGGCGAGAAGGTCGTCGTAAACGCATCGGAAGTGGTTCCGGGAGACGTACTCCTCCTGAGCGCCGGCGACAGGGTAGTCGCGGACGCAAGGATAGTCGAATCGGTGAACCTCAGGGTAAACGAAGCCCCCTTGACCGGTGAATCCACGCCCGTAGAGAAAATGGTGGACCCAATACCGGAGGACACGCCCCTCCCGGACAGAGCCAACATGGTCTACGCGGGGACAGTCGTCGTGTACGGCAGGGGGAAAGCTGTTGTCGTCGCCACCGGTAAGAACACCGAGCTGGGAAAGATTAGCGCTACGCTGGAGGCGGTAGAAGAGCGGGAGACACCGCTCGAACGGGAGCTTTCCAGGCTGAGCAGGTGGATACTCGTATTCATGCTAGTCGTAGCCGTGGTCGTATCGCTGGTAGGCTTCTTCGTCAAGAAGTACTCTCCCATAGACCTGCTCCTCTGGATAGTGAGCCTCGCGGTGGCGGCAGTCCCGGAAGCCCTGCCCGTCGTTGTAACGAGCTCCCTGGCGCTAGGCGTCTACCGCATGGCGAAGAAGAATGCCATAGTAAGGAGGCTACCCGCCGTGGAGACTCTCGGCTCCACTACGTACATCTGCTCGGACAAGACGGGGACGATAACGAAGGGAGAAATGACCGCCGTAAAGGTCTGGATGAAGGATGCCACAATCGAGGTTACAGGTACCGGGTACGAGCCCACGGGCAAGTTACTCGTCGGCTCTAAGGAAGTAGATCCAAACGGGTACGAGGGCCTGCGGCTACTCCTCTTAGCCGCCTTCAACAATAACGACTCGGAGGTACGCTACCAGGACGGTAGATGGGTTACAAGCGGTGACGGCACCGAGATAGCCTTGAAGGTTCTCGCGCTGAAGGCTGGAGTCAACGCCGAGCTACCCAGACTGGGAGAGGTCCCGTTCTCCTCTGAGAGGAAGAGGATGAGCACGCTACACGAGCTTGGAGGGAGGAGAGTAGTATTCACCAAGGGAGCACCCGAGGTAGTGGTACCCCTCTGCAGGTACATCTCGTCGATGGATGGGCGTGTCGAGGAGCTCTCCGAGGAGGCGAAGAGGCTCGTACTCGCCGTGAACGACGAGCTGGCAGGGCAGGGGTTGCGGAACATAGCGATCGCCTACAGGTACCTCGACGACGGGCGTAGCACAATAACGGAGAGCGACGAGAAAGACCTCGTACTACTGGGAATAGTCTCCATGATCGATCCTCCGAGGCCTGAAGTCAAGGACGCTCTGGAGACGTGTAAAAAGGCGGGAATCCGGGTAGCAATGATAACCGGAGACCACAAGCTCACAGCGGTGGCTGTAGCCAGAGAGCTGGGCATGCTAGGCGAGGACGACATAGTCGTAACGGGCAAGGAGCTTGACTCCATGAGCGACGCGGAGCTCTACGAGAAGGTTGAGAAGATCAGGGTTTATGCTAGAGTATCGCCGGAGCACAAGTTAAGGATCGTCGAAGCTCTCAAGAAGAGGGGCCATGTCGTCGCCATGACGGGCGACGGGGTTAACGATGCGCCAGCCCTCAAGGCGGCAGACGTCGGGGTGGCAATGGGTCGTACGGGCACGGAGGTCGCCAAGGAGGCTTCGGACCTTGTGCTCGCGGACGACAACTTCGCGACGATAGTCGAGGCTGTGAAGCTCGGTAGAGAGATATTCGAGAACATAAAGAAGTTCCTCGTGTACCTCCTATCTGCGAACGTCACAGAGCTCATGCTACCACTAGTCTCCTCGGTTCTAGGCCTACCGCTACCCTTCACGGCAACGCAGATCCTCTGGGTCAACCTCGTAACAGACGGGCCGCCGGCGATCGCGCTAAGCCTCGAGAAAGGCGAGAAAGACTTGATATACAGGAACCCCAGGAAACCAGGAGAGCCTATTTTCAGTAAGAAGGAGATTCTCCTGTTCCTCGTCGCCGTCCCGCTTGTCTTCACAGTGCTCCTCACCTACGCTTTCAGCTCTTTGCTTAGCCTCGGAGAACCCGAGGCAGAAGCCAGAACGGCTATCTTCACCTCCCTCGTTGTCGCCGAGCTGGCAATGGCGTACGCGTGGCGCTCCCTCAGAAAACCCTCCCTTACGCTAAGCCCCCTCGACAACAAGCCGCTAGTAGTCTCAATAATCCTCTCGGTTACTCTGCAACTAGCGTTCTTCGCTTCGCCCTACGTTATGCACGTCCTCGAAATTCATCCCGTGACGATTAACGATATCATCTACGCTGCCTTAGTGACCGCGGCGATGTTCGTGTCGGTAGAGGCGTTCAAGTACCTGCTCTCCAAGTGGAAGTAG
- a CDS encoding PAC2 family protein encodes MRVLSLDQYRLILAEELKLRDGVLVQGLPGIGLVGKIAVDYIVSTLNLRKVAELIGPGIILPVGNVGVYVTNEGALQIPSYKFYLLNGGSRDILFVTSEAQPALWAQYEVAEKVLDFFVSIGGREVIGACGTTAEESEHVGVYYAYASEDCAKKLEALGAKRSTGGTITGACGLLPALAALRGLKAYVLMGSTQTPEPNFVAARELIRVLSKLLEFEVSLEDLEKTIEQIRRREEEMEKVLETARQKEGESLPSWYV; translated from the coding sequence ATGAGGGTGTTGAGCCTCGACCAGTACAGGCTGATCCTGGCGGAGGAGTTGAAGCTTAGAGACGGGGTGCTAGTTCAGGGGTTACCGGGGATAGGGCTCGTCGGGAAAATAGCTGTAGACTACATAGTCTCCACGCTAAACCTTAGGAAAGTAGCGGAGCTTATAGGCCCGGGGATCATCCTCCCTGTTGGCAACGTGGGGGTCTACGTGACGAATGAAGGGGCCTTGCAGATCCCGTCCTACAAGTTCTACCTGCTCAACGGGGGGTCGAGGGACATCCTGTTCGTTACGAGTGAAGCTCAGCCAGCGCTTTGGGCCCAGTACGAAGTCGCCGAGAAAGTTTTAGACTTCTTCGTATCCATAGGGGGGAGGGAGGTTATAGGGGCATGCGGCACGACAGCCGAGGAAAGTGAACACGTAGGGGTGTACTACGCTTACGCCTCGGAGGACTGCGCCAAGAAGCTGGAAGCGCTCGGAGCAAAGCGTAGCACGGGGGGTACGATAACGGGGGCCTGCGGGCTTCTACCGGCGCTAGCTGCGCTTAGGGGTTTGAAGGCCTACGTTCTCATGGGTAGCACTCAAACCCCCGAGCCTAACTTCGTGGCCGCCCGGGAGCTGATAAGAGTTCTCTCGAAACTACTCGAGTTTGAGGTGAGCCTCGAGGATCTCGAGAAAACGATCGAGCAGATACGCAGACGGGAGGAAGAGATGGAGAAGGTCCTGGAAACGGCCCGCCAGAAGGAGGGAGAATCTCTTCCAAGCTGGTACGTGTAG
- a CDS encoding TatD family hydrolase, translating into MTVVDVHIHLAEFTREKIEEFVSRGYILVGVAEDYETSLKVLELRDSYPENVKACVGIHPWSLRNLEDYTRELELVSQLLPDADCVGEVGLDKKFVPETFHQQLAVFRELAGRAVERGVPLNVHSAGAWREVLEVLGELGAKKVVLHWWTGPLNLLLELSRRGYFVSVNAALKVQEKSRVIAREAPLDALLTESDGPYEYRGLSLSPSLIPEALQIIAQIKGLAVDELERAIYRNFTRVFTA; encoded by the coding sequence ATGACCGTAGTGGACGTCCACATTCATCTAGCAGAGTTCACTAGGGAGAAAATAGAGGAGTTTGTTTCCCGCGGCTACATACTCGTAGGCGTAGCCGAGGACTACGAAACCTCGCTGAAAGTGCTTGAACTGAGGGATTCCTACCCTGAAAACGTTAAAGCATGCGTCGGAATCCACCCGTGGAGCCTGCGCAACCTCGAAGACTACACCCGCGAGCTAGAGCTAGTGTCCCAGCTGTTACCGGATGCCGACTGCGTAGGCGAGGTTGGTCTCGACAAGAAGTTTGTACCAGAAACGTTCCACCAGCAGCTGGCAGTGTTTAGAGAGCTCGCCGGAAGAGCCGTCGAGAGGGGGGTGCCTCTAAACGTGCATTCTGCTGGAGCCTGGAGAGAAGTTCTCGAGGTTCTCGGGGAGCTCGGTGCCAAGAAGGTAGTACTCCACTGGTGGACTGGACCTCTCAACCTGCTACTGGAGCTTTCGCGGAGGGGGTACTTCGTAAGTGTGAACGCCGCCCTGAAAGTACAAGAGAAATCCAGGGTGATAGCCAGAGAGGCCCCTCTTGATGCGCTCTTAACGGAAAGCGACGGTCCATACGAGTACAGGGGGCTGTCGCTCAGCCCAAGCCTCATACCGGAGGCGCTCCAAATCATCGCGCAGATTAAAGGCTTAGCCGTTGACGAGCTAGAGAGAGCAATCTACCGAAACTTTACGCGCGTCTTCACGGCCTAA
- a CDS encoding lysylphosphatidylglycerol synthase transmembrane domain-containing protein, with amino-acid sequence MKLGKRALVILLEVLVVLLVFVYTLYGFDVVSFIEALRNVDAWDILPIVVFELAYYFSHAAAFWLLCRKRFSISMWEALGGSMLAWLVDILLPGAFVEGDIARAIFLKTKSDWPSAVSYTIFFRFLINVTMVVFIVFTSLLAINLLKFYEEYLVLYLGIVVATLLASLLLVLVLTKPLLVKNVAVFLARKAKVKRLEKFEKDLENFLSLVAEASRDFNFRNIHLWGAVAFLFLQWVSGILTPFFSLRAVGANVNLALIGPGYTILTLYSLASIGIPFMVGSIDAALLSLYLLLGVPREKALAATIIGRSVTILTSLLVIYPIGMFFAKKVFSSRNISVLKESIKRAAAEYGFAYTFSESSSTG; translated from the coding sequence ATGAAGCTTGGAAAGAGGGCTTTGGTCATTCTCCTAGAGGTACTGGTAGTACTGCTAGTGTTCGTCTACACGCTCTACGGGTTCGACGTTGTGAGCTTCATAGAGGCTTTGCGGAACGTAGATGCATGGGACATCCTACCTATAGTTGTCTTCGAGCTGGCCTACTACTTCTCCCACGCGGCCGCCTTCTGGCTTCTCTGCAGGAAGCGCTTCTCGATATCTATGTGGGAGGCTCTGGGAGGCTCCATGCTGGCATGGCTGGTCGACATACTTCTTCCAGGAGCATTCGTGGAGGGGGATATCGCGCGGGCTATCTTCTTGAAGACGAAGTCGGACTGGCCCTCCGCCGTCAGCTACACTATCTTCTTCCGCTTCCTCATCAACGTTACAATGGTCGTATTCATAGTGTTCACGTCCCTCCTGGCCATCAACCTGCTAAAGTTCTACGAGGAGTACCTCGTACTCTACCTCGGCATAGTCGTCGCGACGCTTTTAGCATCGCTTCTACTAGTGCTTGTTTTAACGAAGCCCTTGCTCGTAAAAAACGTCGCAGTCTTCCTGGCTCGGAAAGCTAAGGTGAAACGCTTGGAGAAGTTCGAAAAGGACTTAGAGAACTTTCTAAGCCTCGTAGCGGAGGCTTCTAGGGACTTCAACTTCAGGAACATTCACCTCTGGGGGGCCGTGGCGTTCCTATTCTTGCAGTGGGTCAGCGGGATACTTACTCCATTCTTCTCGTTGAGGGCCGTGGGCGCCAACGTTAACTTAGCATTGATAGGACCGGGTTACACTATCCTAACGCTGTACTCACTAGCGTCCATAGGCATACCGTTCATGGTTGGAAGCATAGACGCTGCACTGCTGTCGCTGTACCTGCTTCTCGGAGTACCGAGGGAAAAGGCGCTCGCCGCTACGATAATAGGGAGAAGCGTAACTATACTCACGTCGCTCCTCGTGATCTACCCGATAGGTATGTTCTTCGCCAAGAAGGTCTTTAGCTCTAGAAACATATCCGTACTGAAGGAAAGCATCAAGAGGGCAGCTGCAGAGTATGGCTTCGCGTACACGTTTTCCGAGTCTTCTAGTACCGGCTAG
- a CDS encoding Clp1/GlmU family protein: MPRVSIPADYTLIVEGDAAFRVLNGEVVTFGATLESGKEYKVDPFRAIPLYALRDSEVEVESGKFSYVKGNTVPQSWEAAAERIGSLGARRVMVVGGVDSGKTSFVTFLANRLSQAGERVGIVDADLGQKSIGPPATIGLGVVASPLVSLGEAEFVDGFFVGSVTPSGLLHRHVVGVRLMVEVAETRMGVRRVVVDTTGWVSEQGGRELKLFKAMALEPDVVVVVSRGDECLHIVNTLGRLFEVVQVEAPKAVRLRGRIDRREYRKVMYRKFFEGAKEYEYDFSKGVLYSTVFTGSELPEDERRRVEELLGVRVVYAEKSGDHVAFFTERSVDEQAASLLKAIYGSRQVKLLTGFEFLHTLVGIRNREKYLKGVGIVTGVYPQRKALRVLSTAAPSGDETLMLGLVKVNPVSFEEEAILEG, translated from the coding sequence ATGCCCAGGGTTTCCATCCCTGCCGACTACACGCTGATTGTAGAGGGGGACGCCGCCTTCAGGGTTCTCAACGGAGAAGTGGTCACTTTCGGCGCAACGCTAGAAAGCGGTAAGGAGTACAAGGTCGACCCTTTCCGAGCGATCCCTCTCTACGCGCTTAGAGACTCGGAGGTAGAAGTAGAGAGTGGAAAGTTCTCGTACGTAAAGGGTAACACTGTACCCCAGAGCTGGGAGGCCGCCGCGGAGAGAATAGGGAGCCTGGGAGCTAGGAGAGTGATGGTGGTAGGCGGAGTCGACTCCGGAAAAACGTCTTTCGTAACGTTCTTGGCGAATAGGCTAAGCCAAGCTGGAGAGAGGGTTGGCATCGTCGACGCGGATCTGGGGCAGAAGAGCATAGGTCCTCCCGCGACTATAGGCTTGGGGGTCGTGGCGTCCCCGCTGGTATCCCTCGGAGAAGCAGAATTCGTGGACGGCTTCTTCGTTGGGAGCGTTACGCCGTCCGGGCTTCTGCACAGGCACGTCGTGGGAGTACGGCTGATGGTAGAGGTTGCCGAGACCAGGATGGGTGTCCGCAGGGTTGTCGTAGATACGACTGGATGGGTCAGCGAGCAAGGCGGCAGGGAGCTAAAGCTCTTCAAAGCGATGGCGCTGGAGCCCGACGTCGTGGTTGTAGTGTCGAGGGGGGACGAGTGCTTGCACATAGTTAACACACTTGGAAGGCTTTTCGAGGTAGTCCAGGTGGAGGCGCCCAAAGCCGTCAGGCTTAGAGGGAGGATCGACAGGCGTGAGTACAGGAAAGTGATGTACAGGAAGTTCTTCGAGGGCGCAAAGGAGTACGAGTACGACTTCTCAAAGGGAGTACTCTACTCCACGGTTTTCACGGGAAGCGAGCTCCCGGAGGATGAGCGCAGACGCGTTGAGGAGTTGCTCGGTGTGAGAGTTGTGTACGCGGAGAAGTCCGGCGACCACGTAGCATTCTTCACCGAGAGGAGCGTAGACGAGCAAGCCGCATCCCTCCTCAAGGCTATCTACGGCTCACGCCAGGTGAAGCTACTGACTGGCTTCGAATTTCTACACACACTCGTGGGTATCAGGAACAGGGAAAAGTACCTTAAAGGGGTTGGGATAGTGACCGGGGTGTACCCCCAGAGGAAAGCCCTAAGAGTGTTGAGCACTGCGGCTCCGAGTGGCGACGAGACCTTGATGCTAGGGCTCGTAAAGGTCAACCCGGTGAGCTTCGAAGAAGAAGCTATCCTCGAAGGCTAG
- a CDS encoding ADP-ribose-binding protein, with amino-acid sequence MQATCFEVRGLSIRLAQCDITEADTEAIVNAANSYLKHGGGVALAIVRKGGDVIQRESDEWVKRYGPVPEGEVAVTGAGKLKAKYVIHAVGPKYGDPLGDEKLARAISNSLLKAEELGLKSIALPAISTGVFGYPYRRCAEIMADVFLATAGKLKSLRTVLVCLWGSEAYEAFRSVFLEKLRDYISSCP; translated from the coding sequence ATGCAGGCAACCTGCTTCGAGGTTCGCGGGCTGAGCATACGGTTGGCGCAGTGCGACATTACGGAGGCAGACACTGAGGCAATAGTGAACGCCGCAAACAGCTACCTTAAGCACGGAGGCGGCGTCGCTCTGGCTATAGTGAGGAAAGGGGGCGACGTTATTCAGCGTGAAAGCGATGAATGGGTTAAAAGGTACGGCCCGGTCCCCGAAGGGGAAGTCGCGGTTACGGGTGCCGGGAAGCTTAAAGCGAAGTACGTGATCCACGCAGTGGGACCGAAGTACGGCGACCCCCTAGGAGACGAGAAGCTAGCAAGAGCGATCTCCAACTCGTTGCTTAAAGCAGAGGAGCTGGGCCTGAAGAGCATAGCCTTGCCTGCAATCTCGACCGGCGTCTTCGGGTACCCGTACCGCAGATGCGCAGAGATAATGGCCGACGTATTCCTGGCAACTGCGGGTAAGCTGAAAAGCCTGAGAACAGTTCTAGTCTGTCTCTGGGGGTCCGAGGCGTACGAGGCTTTCCGCAGCGTATTCCTCGAAAAACTACGAGACTATATCTCGTCCTGCCCGTAA
- a CDS encoding metallophosphoesterase, whose translation MARVAVVSDSHDSLEAIRLFVNSLKNENVEAVIHAGDIISPFALRMFSGYRLYAVFGNNDGEKLLLKKTADEIGAVLSEQPMLVRVGSFDIAVLHGVDGLDVSRRLARALAKSGEFRLVVYGHTHRVDVERIGDALVVNPGTLSGYLAEKRTFAIVDLEKLEAEIVEL comes from the coding sequence ATGGCTAGAGTAGCCGTGGTCTCGGACTCTCACGACTCTTTAGAGGCTATAAGGCTCTTTGTGAACAGCCTGAAGAACGAGAACGTGGAGGCTGTCATCCACGCGGGGGATATTATCTCGCCGTTCGCGTTGAGGATGTTTTCCGGCTACAGACTTTACGCGGTTTTCGGCAATAACGACGGGGAAAAACTACTCTTGAAGAAAACGGCTGACGAGATAGGCGCCGTGCTGAGTGAGCAACCAATGCTTGTCCGGGTGGGCTCTTTCGACATAGCTGTGTTGCACGGGGTGGACGGGCTCGACGTCTCTCGGCGGCTTGCAAGGGCGCTTGCAAAGAGCGGCGAGTTCAGGCTAGTCGTGTACGGGCACACACATAGGGTAGACGTAGAGCGGATAGGCGACGCGCTCGTAGTGAATCCCGGGACTCTCTCCGGGTACCTGGCAGAGAAACGTACGTTCGCAATCGTAGATCTCGAAAAGCTCGAGGCAGAGATAGTAGAGCTTTGA